Below is a window of Leishmania panamensis strain MHOM/PA/94/PSC-1 chromosome 30 sequence DNA.
CATCAGTGTCATCCTCCTTTGAAGCCCTGGCAGTCGCAGTGGCACCGTTCCACATCTCTGCCGCGAGCTCATCAATCGAAACCGCAGGCGTCGCGCCGCTCCCTGACGCAACTGCGCTGCTACCAGCCGCTAACGGTGCCACCACCTTCCCCGGTGCCGAGGGAAGTGCTGGTCGATGAAAGCAGTCCATATctggagagcagcggtggccgccgctgacCTCAGCTGCACCTTCGGTAGCTACCAGGTCGTCGCTCTCATCGAACCGCGTCAGGGTCTCCAGCAGGTCGATGCCGTACACCTGAAAGGAGGTGATCGTGCACCACGGCTCTGGTCCGTACGAGGTCGCCCACTGAAGCTTGATAAAGCGCACTCGCCTGCCAGGGGTGACGTCAAAGTACTGACGCCCACGCCGCTGTTCCGCCTCAAAGTGACCCAGTACTAACCAGGTAGACGTTGGGTACTGTAGACTCCCAAGCAACGTGAAGTTGCGCACACCGCTACTAAAGTGCTCTGCATTCCGCACCATTACAGAGCGCACCTCCACATCGCGGATGAGCTGCATCACGAACTGCTTCCGAGCAGCATTGCATGGGCACAGTACGTAGTTGTCCGCACTGCCGCTAATGAGCGCTGATCCGCCGTGGCATGAAGGCGGCTCCACAGACACCACCGTAGCCCCGAGGTACGAGGAGGCGTAGTTGATGGAGAGGCCGGGCGCCGAGCCCGTAGAAAACGTCTTTAGAGGAGACAGCGACGAGACGCCAACTGCTGGGGGGGTAGTGCGGTGCCGAAAAACAGTCAGAAACTCCAGCGGGACGGAGAAGAGTGCATagagcagcagtagcgcaCACAGCACCGTCAGTCGCTCCTCTGGCCGCATGAAGCTCTCATCGAGGCAACGTGGGGGGgagtgatgcagcagcacgttgAGGAGATACAAGAGGAGTATGATGTTCATAagagagggcagagagaaggattGATATGGCTTGTGCAGCTCGACAGTTGCCGACGGTGAGCTTTGGGGTGCATTCTTTCCCTCGCCAGCATGAGGAAGAGGTAGAAGAGATGGAAGAAAGGAAAGTTACATCGAGCCCATGAGCGGCTCGGCATAGTTGTCTCAGTCGATCCCATTTCTGGCGGGTGCGCAATCAGGCCGCCTACACCGAGACCATACTGGCTGGAGTAGAGCACGTCCTTTATACAAAAATGTTGCTACGCGTATACGCTTGCCTTTCTGCAGGGACGAGAGTGCGGCGCCACTGGGCCCTGCCCACTTCCGGtctcactccccctcccccgtgtCGCTAGTTGTATCTCTTCGCGCTGGGCATACAACGTCATAGCTCCGCGGGACTGCGGGGTTTTCGACGCATTTCATCTAACGAGTCGTGGATCACGTGTGATAGGCGAGCCAATGGCATTATGGAGCTCTGCGCTGACGGCATGactgtgggtgggtgtagtCTTTACGGGgagcagcgagagcagcactgccagccGCATGAAGGTGAGCCGAGGCGCCAACACAGACGAAAACGAGCCAAAAAGGCCTTTGATGTGCAGCGCACCCCTCGATGCTCCGCTGCAGTCACACCGGTGGCGGGGTCGTGTTGGCCCCAACACGGGTCCGTAGTGGCGGCTTGCTCGGCCGTCCGGTTCACGCACGCGGCACCCCATCCGCTCCGTGTCGCGTGGATGAAGATATCGTACACTGCGACAGGCATCACTATCAAAGTAATGCACCCCATGGTAGATTCGTCGTGGCCTACTTAAACCACTCGTCCAGCTCACCCGGGGCACTCACGGAGAGCGCGGCGAGCCACGCGACCGCGCTTGGAGAACAGCTGCCGCATCCCTCGGAGAAGCCACCAACATCGATGAGCTGCAATCACCAGGACTTGGGCCCTCTACCACAGACGTCCAAAGAAACACTCGAGCTGGCCCACTGTTGGGCGGTCAAGCCGATCCCGCGCGCAGTTCCCCTGAGAGTATTCTCCCCAAGGCAAAGAGCTGTCGCCTTGCGGTCGTAAACGGCCTCTCCAACCGTACAGCTGATGGGCAGGGAAGGAGGTGGGCGGCGTTGGTTTTCTCTTTGCCAAGAGCACCGTCTCTGGGTTCCTCGGAGGGCCGCTCGTACTTGCGAATCGCCTGCACTGTGGTTAGAGGCTGCGACACTGCACCCACGTTGTCGCGCTTCACGTACCCTGCGCACGCCGCTCCACACTTTCTTCGAGCAGCGGGCCGCTTACCTTCGGTACAGCGGCGCGTACTGAGGTTGGCTGTGAAAGGAGCCGTGTAACGAtgctctcgcctctcttAGCTGCGTTGCCTGtctccaccctccccctccccctccctgctgAACCTGTGATAGTGGCACCTCTgatcagcagctgctctgcgaACCCTTGATCTCCTGGTACCGTGCCCCCGTTGGCTGCTTCTGCTCCCGATTAAACACCGGGCCCATGAGACCCATTGTCTGCTCAGCACGGGAGTATGCGCTGCAGAGGGTACGCCGCACGAATGCCGCGTCTACGTGAGGAGGAAGTCGAAGGCCGTGCTCACCGTTAACGCAGTGTCGCCGCTCTCTCGTCGCGTCATGTGGCTCCCGTCAAATACAACGTGGTCGAGCACTGAAAGCAACACAACGACGGTGATCTGCACCGCGCACGAGCCTGGGCAGTACGGGTCAATTCTTCAGATGTGGGCACGGCGGGTTCCTCAGCCAGGCCCAGATCCTGTCGTTGTGGAGAAAATGGTGCCCGGCGCGGAAGTCCATCTCTGGTCAGTTGAAAATGAGCTCGCTGGACCTCAGATTGTTGGGCTACTCTTGCATCCCCATAGCCTCGGTGAGAACAGCATCGAAGGACCGAAGCGGGGGGAGGTAGGGAACCGCCCCCCATCAAAGGTGCCGTGGGGGCTTGCACCGCAGCCTGTAGTGCACCTATCTGCTCGGCTTTTATTGCCACCTGAAGAACGAGCTGGCATAGACTGCCTCCACGGTGTTGCGATAACTTGCCTGCATTCAACTGGCTTGAGCGCGAAGAAAATTCTTCAGAACAGAACCCGTCgatcctcttctctgtgtgtgtgcctatTCGCAGTCTcccagccccccccccctctgtctgCGCCCGCAcatccccttccttccctttctttctcctcctcctctcaccgcCTCTCTGCACATGGGCGTTTTAGTGCGTCTCTCACCAGATTATGTCGCATAGACCGCTGCGCCCCCGGTGACTGGGGGACACACGTCAGTGTGCGGCATCCCCAGGGCtcggcacccccccccaactTCATGGGAAGCCGAGTcagtccccctccctctccctgccaatgccgagccgctcctggtggtgacagggccaaGTGCCTACGTCGTGGCGAGGCCAGAGCGGTGCATTGCTACTGGTGTTGGCGACCaggtcctggacggcgtggcgtcggagcgaccaGCGACAGCGAACACGCTCATACTATCCATGTGATAGGCGGAGTGTCAGCGGGACTCGAACAcacctcacccggccctcgctaCCTGCTTGTGTGGGAcgcctgagccaccccgagaAGGATGCCCCACGCGACGTCCGACATGatgggggcggcggcgaggcgatCTGCGGGGCGGGGAcgggtgggcagagtttgaggcaggggccgtgcacCGATGACTGGGTTGGCGCATTGCACTAGCCCGTGTCTAGGGCTGCCTTGCACCAGGCGACGGACCCGCAGCCCAGCGGATAGTGTTGAGCGGCGCTCGTGTTGTAAGGCTGAGAAGGGACATGGCGAAGTAACCAATAAAATCAACGattcacgcacacacaccacacgcaTCTATCAGCAAATATGAAGCCGGGTGGCACCATTGACGCGGTGCTTCAGAGAACGAAGAGGACATCTGTGTGGACGGAGGGGGTCGGCTACGACGGCGGGGAGTTCACCGCACGCGTCGCGGCTGCAGGCGTAACGGTTAGGTCGCCGAAGAGTTCATCAAACTCGGCGTCAATGCTCGCAGCGATTAGGGCTGCAGATGCTCTGTTTGCCTCCAtggctgccgctggagcagcagaggatgTTGGAGACGACACTAGCTTCGGCGACGCCATCACTGCAGGGGACGGAGCGGGGGCGGGCAAGCGCTGCCGTTCTGGTGTGGAGACAGCAGCCGCCGaggacgctgctgcagaggctGAAAGCGCCACCTCGGCTGCCATCGGTGTCGACTCCGCCACCACAGTGCCTCGCGGCACCCTAGCCGGGATGTACGTGATGAGATCCAgatcctcttcttcgccgtcCTCGCCCAGCGAGAAAACctgctgcgggtgctgccatgacggtgcggcggcaggaTGAGCCGTAGCTGTTGGAATAACTGCTTCGCCACTCGCGGAGCCTTTCGATGCCGCGGAGGGagcggtggcagaggaggatCCAGGGTCCGCTGTAGAGGAGGGGGCTAAATTGGTGTTGGTAGCCGTTGCTGTctgagctgctgcaagcTTGCTGCCCGCGGAGGATAGCGCTGTCAACGCCTGCTCGCGGGTCTCCGTGAGCCCCNNNNNNNNNNNNNNNNNNNNNNNNNNNNNNNNNNNNNNNNNNNNNNNNNNNNNNNNNNNNNNNNNNNNNNNNNNNNNNNNNNNNNNNNNNNNNNNNNNNNNNNNNNNNNNNNNNNNNNNNNNNNNNNNNNNNNNNNNNNNNNNNNNNNNNNNNNNNNNNNNNNNNNNNNNNNNNNNNNNNNNNNNNNNNNNNNNNNNNNNNNNNNNNNNNNNNNNNNNNNNNNNNNNNNNNNNNNNNNNNNNNNNNNNNNNNNNNNNNNNNNNNNNNNNNNNNNNNNNNNNNNNNNNNNNNNNNNNNNNNNNNNNNNNNNNNNNNNNNNNNNNNNNNNNNNNNNNNNNNNNNNNNNNNNNNNNNNNNNNNNNNNNNNNNNNNNNNNNNNNNNNNNNNNNNNNNNNNNNNNNNNNNNNNNNNNNNNNNNNNNNNNNNNNNNNNNNNNNNNNNNNNNNNNNNNNNNNNNNNNNNNNNNNNNNNNNNNNNNNNNNNNNNNNNNNNNNNNNNNNNNNNNNNNNNNNNNNNNNNNNNNNNNNNNNNNNNNNNNNNNNNNNNNNNNNNNNNNNNNNNNNNNNNNNNNNNNNNNNNNNNNNNNNNNNNNNNNNNNNNNNNNNNNNNNNNNNNNNNNNNNNNNNNNNNNNNNNNNNNNNNNNNNNNNNNNNNNNNNNNNNNNNNNNNNNNNNNNNNNNNNNNNNNNNNNNNNNNNNNNNNNNNNNNNNNNNNNNNNNNNNNNNNNNNNNNNNNNNNNNNNNNNNNNNNNNNNNNNNNNNNNNNNNNNNNNNNNNNNNNNNNNNNNNNNNNNNNNNNNNNNNNNNNNNNNNNNNNNNNNNNNNNNNNNNNNNNNNNNNNNNNNNNNNNNNNNNNNNNNNNNNNNNNNNNNNNNNNNNNNNNNNNNNNNNNNNNNNNNNNNNNNNNNNNNNNNNNNNNNNNNNNNNNNNNNNNNNNNNNNNNNNNNNNNNNNNNNNNNNNNNNNNNNNNNNNNNNNNNNNNNNNNNNNNNNNNNNNNNNNNNNNNNNNNNNNNNNNNNNNNNNNNNNNNNNNNNNNNNNNNNNNNNNNNNNNNNNNNNNNNNNNNNNNNNNNNNNNNNNNNNNNNNNNNNNNNNNNNNNNNNNNNNNNNNNNNNNNNNNNNNNNNNNNNNNNNNNNNNNNNNNNNNNNNNNNNNNNNNNNNNNNNNNNNNNNNNNNNNNNNNNNNNNNNNNNNNNNNNNNNNNNNNNNNNNNNNNNNNNNNNNNNNNNNNNNNNNNNNNNNNNNNNNNNNNNNNNNNNNNNNNNNNNNNNNNNNNNNNNNNNNNNNNNNNNNNNNNNNNNNNNNNNNNNNNNNNNNNNNNNNNNNNNNNNNNNNNNNNNNNNNNNNNNNNNNNNNNNNNNNNNNNNNNNNNNNNNNNNNNNNNNNNNNNNNNNNNNNNNNNNNNNNNNNNNNNNNNNNNNNNNNNNNNNNNNNNNNNNNNNNNNNNNNNNNNNNNNNNNNNNNNNNNNNNNNNNNNNNNNNNNNNNNNNNNNNNNNNNNNNNNNNNNNNNNNNNNNNNNNNNNNNNNNNNNNNNNNNNNNNNNNNNNNNNNNNNNNNNNNNNNNNNNNNNNNNNNNNNNNNNNNNNNNNNNNNNNNNNNNNNNNNNNNNNNNNNNNNNNNNNNNNNNNNNNNNNNNNNNNNNNNNNNNNNNNNNNNNNNNNNNNNNNNNNNNNNNNNNNNNNNNNNNNNNNNNNNNNNNNNNNNNNNNNNNNNNNNNNNNNNNNNNNNNNNNNNNNNNNNNNNNNNNNNNNNNNNNNNNNNNNNNNNNNNNNNNNNNNNNNNNNNNNNNNNNNNNNNNNNNNNNNNNNNNNNNNNNNNNNNNNNNNNNNNNNNNNNNNNNNNNNNNNNNNNNNNNNNNNNNNNNNNNNNNNNNNNNNNNNNNNNNNNNNNNNNNNNNNNNNNNNNNNNNNNNNNNNNNNNNNNNNNNNNNNNNNNNNNNNNNNNNNNNNNNNNNNNNNNNNNNNNNNNNNNNNNNNNNNNNNNNNNNNNNNNNNNNNNNNNNNNNNNNNNNNNNNNNNNNNNNNNNNNNNNNNNNNNNNNNNNNNNNNNNNNNNNNNNNNNNNNNNNNNNNNNNNNNNNNNNNNNNNNNNNNNNNNNNNNNNNNNNNNNNNNNNNNNNNNNNNNNNNNNNNNNNNNNNNNNNNNNNNNNNNNNNNNNNNNNNNNNNNNNNNNNNNNNNNNNNNNNNNNNNNNNNNNNNNNNNNNNNNNNNNNNNNNNNNNNNNNNNNNNNNNNNNNNNNNNNNNNNNNNNNNNNNNNNNNNNNNNNNNNNNNNNNNNNNNNNNNNNNNNNNNNNNNNNNNNNNNNNNNNNNNNNNNNNNNNNNNNNNNNNNNNNNNNNNNNNNNNNNNNNNNNNNNNNNNNNNNNNNNNNNNNNNNNNNNNNNNNNNNNNNNNNNNNNNNNNNNNNNNNNNNNNNNNNNNNNNNNNNNNNNNNNNNNNNNNNNNNNNNNNNNNNNNNNNNNNNNNNNNNNNNNNNNNNNNNNNNNNNNNNNNNNNNNNNNNNNNNNNNNNNNNNNNNNNNNNNNNNNNNNNNNNNNNNNNNNNNNNNNNNNNNNNNNNNNNNNNNNNNNNNNNNNNNNNNNNNNNNNNNNNNNNNNNNNNNNNNNNNNNNNNNNNNNNNNNNNNNNNNNNNNNNNNNNNNNNNNNNNNNNNNNNNNNNNNNNNNNNNNNNNNNNNNNNNNNNNNNNNNNNNNNNNNNNNNNNNNNNNNNNNNNNNNNNNNNNNNNNNNNNNNNNNNNNNNNNNNNNNNNNNNNNNNNNNNNNNNNNNNNNNNNNNNNNNNNNNNNNNNNNNNNNNNNNNNNNNNNNNNNNNNNNNNNNNNNNNNNNNNNNNNNNNNNNNNNNNNNNNNNNNNNNNNNNNNNNNNNNNNNNNNNNNNNNNNNNNNNNNNNNNNNNNNNNNNNNNNNNNNNNNNNNNNNNNNNNNNNNNNNNNNNNNNNNNNNNNNNNNNNNNNNNNNNNNNNNNNNNNNNNNNNNNNNNNNNNNNNNNNNNNNNNNNNNNNNNNNNNNNNNNNNNNNNNNNNNNNNNNNNNNNNNNNNNNNNNNNNNNNNNNNNNNNNNNNNNNNNNNNNNNNNNNNNNNNNNNNNNNNNNNNNNNNNNNNNNNNNNNNNNNNNNNNNNNNNNNNNNNNNNNNNNNNNNNNNNNNNNNNNNNNNNNNNNNNNNNNNNNNNNNNNNNNNNNNNNNNNNNNNNNNNNNNNNNNNNNNNNNNNNNNNNNNNNNNNNNNNNNNNNNNNNNNNNNNNNNNNNNNNNNNNNNNNNNNNNNNNNNNNNNNNNNNNNNNNNNNNNNNNNNNNNNNNNNNNNNNNNNNNNNNNNNNNNNNNNNNNNNNNNNNNNNNNNNNNNNNNNNNNNNNNNNNNNNNNNNNNNNNNNNNNNNNNNNNNNNNNNNNNNNNNNNNNNNNNNNNNNNNNNNNNNNNNNNNNNNNNNNNNNNNNNNNNNNNNNNNNNNNNNNNNNNNNNNNNNNNNNNNNNNNNNNNNNNNNNNNNNNNNNNNNNNNNNNNNNNNNNNNNNNNNNNNNNNNNNNNNNNNNNNNNNNNNNNNNNNNNNNNNNNNNNNNNNNNNNNNNNNNNNNNNNNNNNNNNNNNNNNNNNNNNNNNNNNNNNNNNNNNNNNNNNNNNNNNNNNNNNNNNNNNNNNNNNNNNNNNNNNNNNNNNNNNNNNNNNNNNNNNNNNNNNNNNNNNNNNNNNNNNNNNNNNNNNNNNNNNNNNNNNNNNNNNNNNNNNNNNNNNNNNNNNNNNNNNNNNNNNNNNNNNNNNNNNNNNNNNNNNNNNNNNNNNNNNNNN
It encodes the following:
- a CDS encoding hypothetical protein (TriTrypDB/GeneDB-style sysID: LpmP.30.0330), giving the protein MRPEERLTVLCALLLLYALFSVPLEFLTVFRHRTTPPAVGVSSLSPLKTFSTGSAPGLSINYASSYLGATVVSVEPPSCHGGSALISGSADNYVLCPCNAARKQFVMQLIRDVEVRSVMVRNAEHFSSGVRNFTLLGSLQYPTSTWLVLGHFEAEQRRGRQYFDVTPGRRVRFIKLQWATSYGPEPWCTITSFQVYGIDLLETLTRFDESDDLVATEGAAEVSGGHRCSPDMDCFHRPALPSAPGKVVAPLAAGSSAVASGSGATPAVSIDELAAEMWNGATATARASKEDDTDVLLFAPVDVAVSADGGSPSQSGARAKRPSSTSSIALVKTARELQSPSCSSVNSMYWNASLQCTFSDLTALWGPCAVTRCGTSSHVTAVDTTPTHASASSVSTTSIKSFPASRSIYQSVAASLLTQLLRQQRSLHHKLTLLTRRQRHLAEELNHTRGLLSNFYAKYKETEREFSQYRNQLRGLQAELQLLQERFLLRRHSSFCREGVDTSGSGGSIMRSDTTLTVILLVVVALMVVLVLIYSSSSSFPAVRRPSDWERYYSVSRGGGSGSPPWLQPQRGRAK
- a CDS encoding hypothetical protein (TriTrypDB/GeneDB-style sysID: LpmP.30.0340~partially sequenced multicopy gene) yields the protein GLTETREQALTALSSAGSKLAAAQTATATNTNLAPSSTADPGSSSATAPSAASKGSASGEAVIPTATAHPAAAPSWQHPQQVFSLGEDGEEEDLDLITYIPARVPRGTVVAESTPMAAEVALSASAAASSAAAVSTPERQRLPAPAPSPAVMASPKLVSSPTSSAAPAAAMEANRASAALIAASIDAEFDELFGDLTVTPAAATRAVNSPPS